From the genome of Nocardia mangyaensis:
GAAACGCCCGCCCGTGAATTCGGCGCGCGCCTGGCCGAGGCGCTGGCCTCGGACGCCCCGATGACCAGCGGGGAACGCCGCTCGCGCGACGGTCTGCGCTCGCGTCAGGTCACCCTGCGCTGACACACGCCGGATGCGGCTCGCTGCCCGCGAGCCGCATCCAGGTGCGGTGTGACAATCAGACGCTGCCGCCGGCGACCGGCGGGGCGCCCGAGGTGTCCTTCGGGGTGCTCAGCTCGCGCCACATGAAGGCCTCGAGGTCGAACAGGTTCGACCCGGCCCGGTCGGCGATGTTGAGCAGCGTGGTCATGCTGGCGACTTCCTCGACCTGCTCCTTGAGGAACCACTGCATGAACTGCTCGCCGAGGTAGTCGCCTTCCTCGCGGGCGGTGCTGGCCAGCTGGATGATCTGGTCGGTGACCGTCTTCTCCTGGGCCAGGGCCAGCGCGATCGGCTCCCTGGCGTTCTCGAACTGCGATTTGGCCGCGTCGATGCCGGAGATGTCGACAGTGATATCGCGGTCGACGAAGTATTGAACGATCATCATCGCGTGATTTCGCTCTTCCACCGACTGCGCGTAGAAGCGCTTGGCCAGCTGCGGCAGATCGGCGTTGTCGAACCACACCGCAATGGCGATGTACTGATGCTCGGCATTGAACTCATGCCGGATCTGATCTTGGAGCAACGTGTGGAATTTGCTGCGCGGGGCTTCCGGATGAATCGACATGTTGGCAACATTAGCCCTGGTCACAAGGGGTTGTCATCCAAGTACAGCCTTATTGAGGACAGTATTCCCTAACCAAGTATTTCCTAAGTGGCACCGGCCATTCGGGGCGCGGAGCTGTCCGGTGCCACGGCGCTCGCCAGTTCCCGGCGAATGAATTCCTCGACATCGAACAGGTTCCCCTCCCGATCGAGCACGGCGAGCAGCGTGGTCATCTCGGCGACGTCGGTGACCTGCTCGCCCAGGAACCACTGCATGAATTGTTCTCCGAGGAAATCATTCGCGGTGCGCGCGGTCGCGGCCAGCGCGCTGATCCGCGCGGTGGTGGCCTGTTCGCGGTCG
Proteins encoded in this window:
- a CDS encoding ferritin — encoded protein: MSIHPEAPRSKFHTLLQDQIRHEFNAEHQYIAIAVWFDNADLPQLAKRFYAQSVEERNHAMMIVQYFVDRDITVDISGIDAAKSQFENAREPIALALAQEKTVTDQIIQLASTAREEGDYLGEQFMQWFLKEQVEEVASMTTLLNIADRAGSNLFDLEAFMWRELSTPKDTSGAPPVAGGSV